Proteins co-encoded in one Sphingomonas carotinifaciens genomic window:
- a CDS encoding ATP-grasp fold amidoligase family protein, translating into MIDAARALSAPFDFVRVDLYDGADGIYFGELTFTPAAALGIAPAAAGVDRVNPTHRWYSDTLMQALGANREGTPASVARLSHP; encoded by the coding sequence ATGATCGATGCCGCGCGGGCCTTGTCCGCGCCCTTCGATTTCGTGCGGGTCGACCTGTATGACGGCGCCGACGGCATCTATTTCGGCGAGCTGACCTTTACCCCGGCCGCAGCGCTCGGCATCGCGCCCGCCGCCGCGGGTGTCGACCGGGTGAACCCCACGCATCGCTGGTACAGCGACACGCTGATGCAGGCGCTGGGCGCGAACCGCGAAGGAACGCCGGCGTCCGTCGCGCGCTTGTCCCATCCTTAG
- a CDS encoding glycosyl hydrolase 53 family protein, translated as MTRQAPAARPTRRATLGLLAAGMALPARLPAAAPATAPAGGARPGAYMLGADISWVPEDEAAGARYFDGPASRDPIAILRDAGFNYIRLRIFVDPARGYSAAAPDRAWGGLRQTVTLGARVKAAGMGLALSFHYSDSWADPEHQRPPAAWAQFGPAALARAVEAHTRDTLRAMRAGGAPVDMVVIGNEITFGMLWPQGRVRLAATTGNPVTDANHRDVGAIGGFDGLAQFLRAGIAGARAAEPGAFIQLHNHLGRRWPVVREWTDALVARGVDFDVIGFSCYQQLAQGDWQRTFDAFLDRYPDKGLLVAEYSSRKRYLNDLVHALPGNRGWGTFIWEPIRHQEAVFDRNGRNAGGGPKPDLLAQGLNGAEAPGGLIATAPPAPVPPHPMMGVGGDYHANALLDTYRRIAHDYGLR; from the coding sequence GTGACGCGGCAGGCGCCTGCTGCCCGGCCGACGCGACGCGCGACGCTGGGCCTGCTCGCGGCGGGCATGGCGCTGCCGGCGCGATTGCCCGCCGCCGCGCCCGCCACCGCACCCGCCGGTGGCGCCCGGCCCGGCGCCTATATGCTGGGCGCCGACATATCCTGGGTGCCGGAGGACGAGGCGGCGGGCGCACGCTATTTTGACGGCCCCGCGTCGCGCGACCCGATCGCGATCCTGCGCGATGCCGGGTTCAACTATATCCGGCTGCGCATCTTCGTCGATCCGGCGCGAGGCTATTCCGCGGCGGCGCCGGACCGGGCCTGGGGTGGCCTCCGCCAGACGGTGACGCTCGGCGCGCGCGTCAAGGCCGCGGGCATGGGGCTGGCGCTCAGCTTCCATTATTCGGACAGCTGGGCGGACCCGGAGCATCAGCGTCCACCCGCTGCCTGGGCGCAGTTCGGTCCCGCCGCGCTGGCCCGTGCGGTGGAGGCGCATACGCGCGACACGCTGCGGGCGATGCGTGCAGGTGGCGCGCCCGTCGACATGGTCGTGATCGGGAACGAGATCACCTTTGGCATGCTCTGGCCGCAAGGCCGCGTCCGGCTGGCGGCGACCACGGGCAATCCCGTCACCGATGCCAATCACCGCGACGTCGGCGCGATCGGCGGTTTCGACGGGCTGGCCCAGTTCCTGCGCGCCGGGATCGCCGGCGCACGCGCGGCCGAGCCGGGGGCGTTCATCCAGCTGCACAACCACCTCGGTCGCCGCTGGCCGGTGGTGCGCGAATGGACCGATGCGCTGGTCGCACGCGGGGTGGACTTCGACGTCATCGGCTTCTCCTGCTACCAGCAACTGGCGCAGGGCGACTGGCAGCGCACCTTTGACGCGTTTCTGGACCGCTATCCCGACAAGGGGCTGCTCGTCGCGGAATATTCCAGCCGCAAACGCTACCTGAACGATCTCGTCCATGCGCTGCCCGGCAATCGGGGCTGGGGCACCTTCATCTGGGAGCCGATCCGCCATCAGGAGGCGGTGTTCGACCGCAACGGGCGCAACGCAGGCGGCGGGCCGAAGCCCGATCTGCTGGCACAGGGGCTGAACGGTGCGGAGGCGCCGGGCGGCCTGATCGCCACCGCACCGCCAGCCCCCGTCCCGCCGCACCCCATGATGGGCGTGGGCGGCGATTATCATGCCAACGCACTGCTCGACACCTATCGGCGGATCGCGCACGATTATGGCCTTCGCTAG
- a CDS encoding ATP-grasp fold amidoligase family protein yields the protein MRQLPFPATDDDLSGPAWERFRRDAPMTRAFNHLIAGPHFARRFGRWPLSPGDAAATINDVIFARMIEPDWSALHRRFVAKDRAKIEAQRLAPALRTAETLAVIPVAELPSPEHLWARLQPFVGRDAIAKPGHASGAATFLRHAPSEREVRALHDLARRDYATILREMQYWRLPKTIIVEAMVPARASGPPDDYKFHCVHGEPLLAQVDHGRFGAAWSRLLRLPDFAPLDDADGLVAPSARRGAGCCACPTLPPWMTRTGWSHPPVSGWPRRSGSPR from the coding sequence TTGCGCCAGCTTCCGTTTCCCGCCACCGACGACGATCTTTCGGGGCCGGCATGGGAACGATTCCGACGGGACGCGCCGATGACGCGCGCGTTCAACCATCTGATCGCCGGCCCGCATTTCGCCCGCCGGTTCGGTCGGTGGCCGCTGTCTCCCGGCGATGCCGCCGCGACGATCAACGACGTGATCTTCGCACGGATGATCGAACCCGACTGGTCGGCGCTGCACCGCCGCTTCGTTGCCAAGGATCGCGCCAAGATCGAGGCGCAGCGGCTGGCCCCGGCCTTGCGCACGGCCGAAACGCTGGCGGTGATCCCCGTCGCCGAACTGCCGTCGCCCGAACATCTATGGGCGCGGTTGCAGCCCTTTGTCGGCCGCGACGCGATCGCCAAGCCCGGACATGCCAGCGGTGCGGCGACATTCTTGCGCCATGCTCCCTCCGAACGCGAGGTGCGCGCGCTTCACGACCTTGCCCGGCGCGACTACGCGACGATCCTGCGCGAGATGCAATATTGGCGCCTGCCCAAGACGATCATCGTCGAGGCGATGGTGCCGGCGAGGGCGAGCGGCCCGCCCGACGACTACAAGTTCCACTGCGTCCACGGCGAGCCGCTGCTCGCCCAGGTCGATCATGGCCGCTTCGGCGCGGCGTGGAGCCGGTTGTTGCGCCTGCCCGACTTTGCCCCCCTGGATGACGCGGACGGGCTGGTCGCACCTTCGGCGCGGCGTGGAGCCGGTTGTTGCGCCTGCCCGACTTTGCCCCCCTGGATGACGCGGACGGGCTGGTCGCACCCGCCGGTTTCCGGCTGGCCGCGCCGGAGCGGATCGCCGCGATGA
- a CDS encoding GH39 family glycosyl hydrolase, with amino-acid sequence MSMIRCAAAFAAACLSLAPPAPASAQSAARPRPVAITVDADRVEGTLPPVWRFFGADEPNYATMKDGRKLLVELGKLRTGDVFFRAHNLLNTGDGTASFKWGSTNVYTETRDGKPVYDWTHVDRIIDTYLARGVRPYLQIGFMPEAMSSAPPGTPYQHGWRPGFDYKNIISGWAYPPKSYDKWRTLVYEWTRHNVARYGRAEVERWYFEVWNEANGYYWQAPREDFYKLHDYAVDGVRRALPTARVGGPDSAGAGGQFMDDFLRHMTSGTNYATGRIGTPTDFLAFHAKGQPSFVNGHVRMGISTHLKEVDRGFVKVTAIPALAAKPVVIGESDPEGCAACPGPENAYRNGTMYSSYTAASFARIWELAVRRQVNLDGVLSWSFEFEDQPWFAGYRQLASNGVALPVLNVFRLFAQLGPERLHAVSDAQVPLDRIVAEGVRGAADIGTIATRLADGRTAVLVWHYHDDDVAGPPAAIRLTVRGRQGGTATILRVDDAHGNAFAAWKRMGAPLNPDATQYAALEAASVMQPQPVVLKAGANGAAVATFDLPRQGVALVMLAER; translated from the coding sequence ATGTCGATGATCCGTTGCGCGGCGGCTTTTGCGGCCGCCTGCCTGTCGCTGGCGCCACCGGCACCGGCATCGGCACAGAGCGCTGCCCGGCCTCGCCCGGTGGCGATTACGGTGGACGCCGACCGGGTGGAGGGCACCTTGCCCCCGGTGTGGCGCTTCTTCGGAGCGGACGAGCCGAATTACGCGACCATGAAGGATGGCCGCAAGCTGCTGGTGGAGCTGGGCAAGCTGCGCACCGGCGACGTGTTCTTCCGCGCGCACAACCTGCTCAACACCGGCGACGGCACCGCATCGTTCAAATGGGGCAGCACCAACGTCTATACCGAGACCAGGGATGGCAAGCCGGTATATGACTGGACCCATGTCGACCGGATCATCGACACCTATCTGGCGCGTGGGGTGCGCCCCTATCTCCAGATCGGCTTCATGCCGGAGGCGATGTCATCGGCACCGCCGGGCACCCCCTATCAGCATGGCTGGCGCCCCGGCTTCGATTACAAAAACATCATCTCGGGCTGGGCCTATCCGCCCAAGAGTTACGACAAGTGGCGCACGCTGGTCTATGAATGGACCCGCCACAATGTCGCGCGCTACGGCCGGGCCGAGGTGGAGCGCTGGTATTTCGAGGTATGGAACGAGGCGAACGGCTATTACTGGCAGGCGCCGCGCGAGGATTTCTACAAGCTGCACGATTATGCGGTGGACGGGGTGCGGCGCGCCTTGCCGACGGCGCGGGTCGGTGGGCCTGACTCGGCGGGGGCGGGCGGCCAGTTCATGGACGATTTCCTGCGCCATATGACGTCGGGCACCAATTACGCCACCGGCCGGATCGGCACGCCGACCGATTTCCTGGCCTTTCACGCCAAGGGGCAGCCCAGCTTCGTCAACGGCCATGTCCGCATGGGCATTTCCACCCATCTGAAGGAGGTCGACCGCGGGTTCGTGAAAGTCACCGCGATCCCGGCGCTCGCCGCGAAACCAGTGGTGATCGGCGAAAGCGATCCCGAGGGGTGCGCCGCCTGTCCGGGGCCAGAAAACGCCTATCGCAACGGTACCATGTATTCCAGCTACACCGCGGCCAGCTTCGCGCGCATCTGGGAACTGGCGGTACGGCGGCAGGTGAACCTGGACGGCGTATTGTCCTGGTCGTTCGAGTTCGAGGATCAGCCCTGGTTCGCCGGCTATCGCCAGCTCGCCTCCAACGGCGTCGCGCTGCCGGTGCTGAACGTCTTCCGCCTGTTCGCGCAGCTCGGGCCGGAGCGGCTGCATGCGGTGAGCGATGCACAGGTGCCGCTCGACCGGATCGTCGCAGAGGGCGTGCGCGGGGCGGCCGATATCGGGACCATCGCGACGCGGCTGGCGGACGGGCGCACCGCGGTGCTGGTATGGCATTATCATGACGACGATGTCGCCGGACCGCCGGCCGCGATCCGACTGACGGTGCGCGGGCGGCAGGGCGGGACGGCGACGATCCTGCGGGTGGACGACGCCCATGGCAACGCCTTTGCCGCGTGGAAGAGGATGGGCGCACCGCTGAATCCCGATGCGACGCAATATGCCGCGCTGGAGGCGGCATCGGTGATGCAGCCGCAACCAGTCGTGCTGAAAGCCGGGGCGAACGGCGCGGCGGTCGCCACCTTCGATTTGCCGCGCCAGGGCGTCGCCCTCGTCATGCTCGCGGAGCGCTGA
- a CDS encoding TonB-dependent receptor, producing MKQFQTRDWVRVTMSLGVSTWALTAAAAVAQVANPVPTPAGNDTERPEEVSEPDIVVTGFRAALNSALNQKRRETAAVDSIVADDIGKFPDSNLAESMQRIPGVALARGDGGEGRNISVRGLGAAFTRVRINGMEGTAQTGSSDIYGAGNNGRSFDFNVFPTEIFSALSVRKTPSADVEDGSLGATVDLNAPKPLDNNEDFVLTATARGIYNELSKKVDPRASLLVSKSFADGTFGVLASGAYQKRHLREVGYSAVDILSANTNGGFCSPVGFAPVNPAVGNKGATATLCSTGNPRTSTVAAYQTIQNLRRADLPNTPGSGAFLPRLPRYLNSEQDQERIGGTVTFQFKPDDATDISLDLLYSRFEVTRRDNYIAGISFGRSIANNGQPMVSVRDIAFDGNGSLVNATFDGVDVRSEGLVDNFVSTFKQANLNFKRSLTDTLEVSGLVGLNQSIWDGRKRLQTFMDVIDSDNFTLNARNGSTPAIGFGFDVADPNNYSYAPSLADGTVLGGFSYQGKPSKNDTKNLTGEVNVAWKAGDDLTIKAGGQYRESDFLSTFLRPFNADTVVRALPAGTTLASITRQVTGVGGLWGNGAPDSWAAIDPDKWAQTFGFDAVRYCGVECGGGRSRVREEIKSAYIMGTFDLGDRYGVGLRGDVGVRYVKTDMRASGIIAVAPPAGVTSPTNLVGQYAVAYNAYDDWLPSVNFVVEPVQNLLVRLSAAKVLARPELGLLTPTSGVNPITRVGNINNPFLDPIRADTFDAAVEWYFRPGSLLSVAYFRKNIKSFIQNVNSQIPFNQLGLPNALLENSNTAPDELFTVSQPFNTPGGPLEGVELNAQVPLTFLPGFLRNFGFLANYTRVTSTIRYILASVNGVPTVTTTADLVGLSKNTASGTLYYEDDRFSIRSTANYRDRFIRGIPASPGSDLQGNAPTLYVDASASYNLTDRIKLIVEAQNLTDEQNRLYTDSVRQDTLFETRIGRTVTVGVTFRL from the coding sequence ATGAAGCAGTTCCAGACGCGCGACTGGGTTCGCGTCACCATGTCGCTGGGAGTTTCGACCTGGGCACTGACCGCCGCTGCGGCCGTCGCGCAGGTCGCCAACCCCGTGCCGACCCCGGCCGGCAACGATACCGAACGGCCGGAGGAAGTGTCCGAACCCGACATCGTCGTCACCGGTTTCCGCGCCGCCCTGAACAGCGCGCTGAACCAGAAGCGGCGCGAAACCGCCGCGGTCGACAGCATCGTCGCCGACGACATCGGCAAGTTCCCCGATTCAAACCTCGCCGAATCGATGCAGCGTATTCCGGGTGTCGCCCTTGCCCGCGGCGATGGCGGCGAAGGGCGCAACATCTCGGTCCGTGGCCTCGGCGCCGCCTTCACCCGCGTGCGCATCAACGGCATGGAGGGTACCGCACAGACCGGATCGTCCGACATCTACGGCGCCGGCAACAACGGCCGCAGCTTCGACTTCAACGTGTTTCCGACCGAAATCTTCTCGGCCCTGTCGGTGCGCAAAACGCCGTCCGCCGATGTGGAAGACGGCTCGCTGGGTGCCACCGTTGATCTGAACGCGCCCAAGCCGCTCGACAACAACGAGGATTTCGTGCTGACCGCCACGGCGCGCGGCATCTACAACGAATTGTCGAAAAAGGTCGATCCGCGCGCCTCGCTGCTCGTGTCCAAGAGCTTTGCCGATGGCACCTTCGGCGTCCTGGCCTCGGGCGCTTATCAGAAGCGGCATCTGCGCGAGGTCGGCTATTCCGCCGTCGACATCCTGTCGGCCAATACCAATGGCGGCTTCTGTTCGCCGGTCGGCTTCGCCCCCGTCAACCCGGCGGTCGGCAACAAGGGGGCGACCGCCACCCTGTGCAGCACCGGCAATCCCCGCACCAGCACGGTTGCCGCCTATCAGACGATCCAGAACCTGCGCCGCGCCGACCTGCCCAATACACCGGGCAGCGGCGCCTTCCTGCCGCGTCTGCCCCGCTATCTGAACTCGGAACAGGATCAGGAACGCATCGGCGGCACCGTCACCTTCCAGTTCAAGCCCGACGATGCCACCGACATCTCGCTCGACCTGCTCTATTCGCGGTTCGAGGTCACGCGGCGCGACAACTATATCGCCGGCATCTCGTTCGGCCGCTCGATCGCCAATAACGGCCAGCCGATGGTCTCGGTCCGCGACATCGCGTTCGACGGCAACGGCTCGCTGGTCAACGCCACGTTCGACGGCGTCGACGTCCGCTCCGAAGGGCTGGTCGACAATTTCGTGTCGACCTTCAAGCAGGCGAACCTCAACTTCAAGCGCAGCCTGACCGATACGCTGGAGGTCAGCGGACTGGTCGGCCTCAACCAGTCGATCTGGGACGGGCGCAAGCGGCTCCAGACCTTCATGGACGTGATCGACAGCGACAATTTCACGCTGAATGCGCGCAACGGGTCGACGCCGGCGATCGGCTTCGGCTTCGACGTCGCCGATCCCAACAACTATTCCTATGCGCCGTCGCTGGCCGACGGCACCGTGCTGGGCGGCTTCAGCTATCAGGGCAAGCCGTCGAAGAACGACACCAAGAACCTGACCGGCGAAGTGAACGTCGCCTGGAAGGCGGGCGACGACCTGACGATCAAGGCGGGCGGCCAGTACCGCGAAAGCGATTTCCTTTCCACCTTCCTGCGTCCGTTCAACGCCGACACGGTGGTGCGCGCGCTGCCCGCGGGCACCACCCTTGCCAGCATCACCCGCCAGGTCACCGGCGTCGGCGGCCTGTGGGGCAATGGCGCGCCGGACAGTTGGGCGGCGATCGATCCCGACAAATGGGCGCAGACCTTCGGCTTCGACGCGGTGCGCTATTGCGGGGTCGAATGCGGCGGCGGGCGCTCACGCGTGCGCGAGGAGATCAAGAGCGCCTATATCATGGGCACCTTCGACCTGGGCGACCGCTACGGCGTCGGCCTTCGCGGCGATGTCGGCGTGCGCTACGTCAAGACCGACATGCGCGCCTCGGGCATCATCGCGGTGGCCCCGCCCGCGGGTGTGACCTCGCCGACCAATCTGGTCGGCCAATATGCGGTCGCCTACAACGCCTATGACGACTGGCTGCCCTCGGTGAACTTCGTGGTGGAGCCGGTGCAGAACCTGCTGGTCCGCCTGTCCGCCGCCAAGGTGCTGGCACGGCCCGAACTGGGGCTGCTGACCCCGACCAGCGGCGTCAACCCGATCACCCGCGTCGGCAACATCAACAACCCGTTCCTGGACCCCATTCGCGCCGACACGTTCGATGCGGCGGTGGAATGGTATTTCCGTCCCGGATCGCTGCTGTCCGTCGCTTATTTCCGCAAGAACATCAAAAGCTTCATCCAGAACGTCAACAGCCAGATCCCGTTCAACCAGCTTGGGCTGCCCAACGCCCTGCTGGAAAATTCGAACACCGCGCCCGACGAGCTCTTCACCGTGTCGCAGCCGTTCAACACGCCCGGCGGCCCGCTGGAGGGCGTGGAGCTGAACGCGCAGGTGCCGCTTACCTTCCTGCCCGGCTTCCTGCGCAATTTCGGCTTCCTGGCCAACTATACCCGGGTCACCTCCACGATCCGCTACATCCTCGCCAGCGTGAACGGCGTACCTACCGTCACCACCACCGCGGACCTGGTCGGCCTGTCCAAGAACACCGCCTCCGGCACCCTCTATTATGAGGACGACCGCTTCAGCATCCGCAGCACCGCCAACTACCGCGACCGCTTCATCCGCGGCATCCCCGCCTCGCCGGGCAGCGATCTTCAGGGCAACGCCCCGACCCTCTACGTCGACGCCTCCGCCTCCTACAACCTCACCGACCGCATCAAGCTGATCGTCGAGGCCCAGAACCTCACCGACGAACAGAACCGCCTTTATACCGACAGCGTGCGCCAGGACACGTTGTTCGAGACGCGGATCGGCCGCACCGTGACGGTCGGCGTCACCTTCCGCCTGTGA